TTATTGCGCTGGCGAACCAGCCGGAAGTCGTCGCTATCGGTGAGTGCGGGCTGGATTTCAATCGCAATTTTTCCACGCCGCAGGAGCAGGAGCGTGCCTTTCAGGCGCAGCTACAAATTGCCGCCGAATTGCAGATACCAATCTTTATGCACTGCCGGGACGCGCATGAGCGATTTCTGGTATTGCTTGATCCCTGGCTGGATAGTCTTCCTGGTGCAATACTGCACTGCTTTACCGGTTCACGCCAGCAAATGCAGGCCTGTGTGGATAGAGGGCTCTATATCGGTATTACCGGGTGGGTTTGCGACGAACGACGCGGGCTTGAGCTACGTGAACTCTTACCGTTTATTCCAGCGGAAAAGCTACTGATAGAAACCGACGCGCCGTATCTGTTGCCTCGCGATCTTACGCCGAAACCAACGTCACGACGCAACGAGCCCGCGTATCTGCCTCACATCCTGGAGCGCATAGCGCTATGGCGTGGTGAAGATCCGCAATGGTTAGCGGCGATGACAGATGCCAACGCCAGAACCTTATTTGAGGTTGTATTCTGAACGATCGCTAAATCTTGCGAAAACCGGTGTTTTTTACGCTCTGCTTCACTTCTTTATTGAGTAAATTAAGCAGTAACATCGAACGCGTTTCGCCATCCGGTTCGGTAAAAATCGCTTTCAGCCCTTCAAATGCGCCTTCCGTGATGATGACGCTATCGCCGGGATAGGGGGTTTCAGGATCGACAACGCCTTCGGGCTTGTAGATAGAAAGCTGATGAATAACGCTGGAAGGCACGATCGCAGGATGCGCGCCAAAGCGCACAAAATGGCTGACGCCGCGCGTGGCGTTGATTGTAGTGGTATGTATCACTTCCGGATCAAATTCAACGAACAGATAATTAGGAAAGAGCGGTTCGCTGACGGAGGTACGTTTTCCGCGTACCATTTTTTCCAGGGTGATCATCGGTGTCAGGCAACTTACCGCTTGTCTTTCGAGGTGTTCCTGAGCACGCTGAAGTTGCCCGCGTTTGCAGTACAGTAAATACCAGGATTGCATAATGACTCTTATCCGCTTGTTCGGGGCGCAAGCATAGCAAAAGCCATGCGCGAAGTTAATTATACACTTCATCCTTTAAGCCGTATCTGGATTAGCGTTGGTTGCCAGAGTTCACGCTAATTTAACAAAAATACAGCATCCCGATGATGAACGCCGTATAATGATGCGCTTACCAAGAGGCTACAATGGACGCCATGAAATATCACGATTTACGCGACTTCCTGACGCTACTTGAGCAGCAGGGGGAACTAAAACGCATCACGCTACCTGTGGATCCTCATCTGGAAATCACGGAAATCGCTGACCGCACGCTGCGTGCCGGTGGACCGGCGTTGCTGTTTGAAAATCCTAAAGGTTACGCCATGCCGGTGCTGTGCAACCTTTTTGGCACGCCAAAACGCGTGGCGATGGGCATGGGGCAGGATGATGTTTCCGCCTTACGGGAAGTGGGTAAATTATTAGCGTTTCTTAAAGAACCTGAGCCGCCGAAAGGCTTTCGCGATCTGTTTGACAAGCTGCCGCAGTTTAAGCAAGTGCTGAATATGCCGACGAAACGGTTACGCGGCGCGCCTTGCCAGCAGAAAATCGCGTCTGGCGATGATGTCGATTTAACGCGTCTTCCTGTCATGACCTGTTGGCCGGACGACGCCGCGCCGCTGATTACCTGGGGACTGACGGTAACGCGTGGTCCGCACAAAGAGCGGCA
This DNA window, taken from Salmonella enterica subsp. enterica serovar Typhimurium str. LT2, encodes the following:
- the yigW gene encoding putative hydrolase of PHP superfamily (similar to E. coli orf, hypothetical protein (AAC76843.1); Blastp hit to AAC76843.1 (206 aa), 80% identity in aa 5 - 184), which codes for MFDIGVNLTSSQFAKDRDDVVARAFAAGVKGMLLTGTNIHESQQALKLARRYPHCWSTAGVHPHDSSQWSPASEDAIIALANQPEVVAIGECGLDFNRNFSTPQEQERAFQAQLQIAAELQIPIFMHCRDAHERFLVLLDPWLDSLPGAILHCFTGSRQQMQACVDRGLYIGITGWVCDERRGLELRELLPFIPAEKLLIETDAPYLLPRDLTPKPTSRRNEPAYLPHILERIALWRGEDPQWLAAMTDANARTLFEVVF
- the rfaH gene encoding transcriptional activator (affecting biosynthesis of lipopolysaccharide core, F pilin, and haemolysin; similar to E. coli transcriptional activator affecting biosynthesis of lipopolysaccharide core, F pilin, and haemolysin (AAC76845.1); Blastp hit to AAC76845.1 (162 aa), 87% identity in aa 1 - 162); protein product: MQSWYLLYCKRGQLQRAQEHLERQAVSCLTPMITLEKMVRGKRTSVSEPLFPNYLFVEFDPEVIHTTTINATRGVSHFVRFGAHPAIVPSSVIHQLSIYKPEGVVDPETPYPGDSVIITEGAFEGLKAIFTEPDGETRSMLLLNLLNKEVKQSVKNTGFRKI